The Arthrobacter sp. NicSoilC5 genome has a window encoding:
- a CDS encoding SLC13 family permease — protein MSAPVLSIIILAAMFLLATVLPLNMGALAFVGAFLLGSVVLGMSTNEILANFPGGLFLTIVGVTYLFAIAQNNGTIDLLVRGAVKLVGSRVALIPWVMFAITAVITAVGALSPAAVAIIAPIALSFAGKYKISPLLMGMMVIHGAQAGGFSPIAVYGVTVNGILAKTDLAFSPTALFLSSFIFNLVIAVVLFVVLGGRNLLSSKVGHFVEQAAEARMSVSVGAKAAGGDVPFKGFGSGMYGPRDPAGDGIAATKERKDRIPQLVTIAGLIVLAVVALGFKMDVGFVSITIAIVLALVSPAAQKGAINKISWSTVLLICGMLTFVGVLEEAGTIKFVSSGVAGMGMPLLAALIICFIGAVVSAFASSTAILAALIPLAVPFLSTGEIGAVGVICALAVSATIVDVSPFSTNGALVLANAPEGVDKDKFYKRILGYSGVVIVAGPILAWLTLVVPGWL, from the coding sequence ATGTCCGCTCCTGTCTTGTCGATCATCATCCTGGCGGCGATGTTCCTGCTCGCCACCGTTCTGCCCCTCAATATGGGTGCCCTCGCGTTCGTCGGTGCCTTCCTGCTCGGCTCCGTGGTGCTGGGCATGTCCACCAACGAGATTCTGGCCAACTTTCCCGGCGGCCTCTTCCTGACCATCGTGGGCGTCACGTATCTGTTCGCCATCGCCCAGAACAACGGCACCATCGACCTCCTGGTGCGCGGTGCCGTCAAGTTGGTGGGCAGCCGCGTCGCCCTGATCCCATGGGTCATGTTCGCGATCACCGCTGTCATCACGGCCGTGGGCGCGCTCTCTCCCGCCGCCGTCGCCATCATTGCCCCCATCGCCCTGAGCTTTGCGGGCAAGTACAAGATCAGCCCGCTCCTGATGGGCATGATGGTGATCCACGGCGCGCAGGCGGGCGGCTTCTCACCGATCGCGGTGTACGGGGTCACCGTCAACGGCATCCTGGCCAAGACCGACCTTGCCTTCAGCCCCACCGCGCTGTTCCTGTCCAGCTTCATCTTCAACCTGGTCATCGCCGTGGTGCTCTTCGTGGTCCTGGGCGGCAGGAACCTCCTGTCCTCCAAGGTGGGGCACTTCGTGGAGCAGGCGGCAGAAGCCCGCATGTCCGTCAGCGTCGGCGCTAAGGCAGCCGGCGGCGACGTCCCCTTCAAGGGCTTCGGTTCGGGCATGTACGGCCCCCGGGACCCTGCGGGTGACGGCATCGCCGCCACCAAGGAACGCAAGGACCGGATCCCGCAGCTGGTCACCATCGCCGGCCTGATCGTGCTGGCCGTCGTGGCCCTCGGCTTCAAGATGGACGTCGGCTTCGTGTCCATCACCATCGCCATCGTGCTGGCCCTCGTCTCACCCGCCGCGCAGAAGGGCGCCATCAACAAGATCAGCTGGTCCACCGTGCTGCTCATCTGCGGCATGCTGACCTTCGTCGGCGTACTCGAGGAAGCCGGCACCATCAAATTCGTCTCCAGCGGCGTGGCCGGCATGGGAATGCCGCTCCTCGCAGCCCTGATCATCTGCTTCATCGGCGCCGTGGTGTCCGCCTTCGCCTCCTCCACCGCCATCCTGGCGGCCCTTATCCCGCTCGCCGTCCCCTTCCTCTCCACCGGCGAAATCGGCGCCGTCGGCGTCATCTGCGCCCTGGCAGTGTCCGCCACGATCGTTGACGTCTCACCCTTCTCCACCAACGGCGCCCTGGTGCTGGCCAACGCGCCGGAGGGCGTGGACAAGGACAAGTTCTACAAGCGCATCCTCGGGTACAGCGGGGTGGTCATCGTGGCAGGCCCCATCCTGGCCTGGCTGACGCTGGTGGTTCCCGGCTGGCTCTAG
- a CDS encoding CoA transferase, translating to MSTAETSQGPLAGHIVVDLSRALAGPHAGMMLADLGARVIKVENPSTGDDTRGWGPPFVGPEDDLQSTYFMSCNRNKESISLDLKSEDGQAVLRGLLERADVVIENFRPGVMDRLGFSTAAMHAINPRLVILSITGFGHDGPESQRSGYDQILQGEAGLMSLTGSGPDDPQRVGVPIADLLSGMNGAFGVLAALVERNRTGQGKVVRTSLLASLIGVHAFQGTRTTVAGEVPQAQGNHHPSIAPYGLFNCKDGSVQISVGSEKLWQSFAAAFGLDPAAPGFASNAERVRNRAEVIAAVERAFSEYGAVELLQKLNDAGIPAGKVRSLDEVYAWEQVASQGLVVDVQHPLLGKVSLPGPPLRFFAPGDAAETTLTEHDAPPLLDEDGQSIREWLGLTTAGAAAASGAK from the coding sequence ATGAGCACCGCCGAAACTTCCCAAGGCCCCCTGGCCGGGCACATCGTCGTCGACCTCAGCCGGGCGCTGGCCGGACCGCACGCCGGCATGATGCTGGCAGACCTCGGTGCCCGCGTCATCAAGGTGGAGAACCCCAGTACGGGCGATGACACCCGGGGTTGGGGCCCGCCCTTCGTGGGGCCCGAAGACGACCTGCAGTCCACCTACTTCATGTCCTGCAACCGCAACAAGGAATCGATCAGCCTGGACCTGAAGAGCGAAGACGGCCAGGCGGTGCTCCGCGGGCTCCTGGAGCGGGCGGATGTGGTGATCGAAAACTTCCGGCCCGGGGTCATGGACCGGCTGGGCTTCTCCACCGCGGCGATGCACGCCATCAACCCGCGCCTGGTGATCCTGTCCATTACCGGCTTTGGCCACGACGGTCCCGAATCCCAGCGCAGCGGCTACGACCAGATTCTCCAGGGTGAGGCCGGGCTGATGTCCCTGACCGGATCCGGGCCGGATGATCCACAGCGCGTGGGCGTGCCCATTGCCGACCTGCTCTCCGGCATGAACGGGGCGTTCGGCGTCCTGGCGGCCCTCGTTGAGCGGAACCGGACCGGGCAGGGCAAGGTGGTGCGCACCTCGCTGCTGGCATCCCTGATCGGCGTCCACGCCTTCCAGGGCACCAGGACCACCGTTGCGGGTGAGGTTCCGCAGGCCCAGGGCAACCACCACCCCTCCATTGCCCCCTACGGCCTGTTCAACTGCAAGGACGGGAGCGTGCAGATCAGCGTCGGCAGCGAGAAGCTCTGGCAGTCCTTTGCCGCGGCTTTTGGCCTGGACCCGGCTGCCCCGGGCTTCGCCAGCAACGCCGAAAGGGTGCGGAACCGGGCGGAGGTGATTGCCGCCGTCGAACGCGCCTTCTCGGAGTACGGTGCGGTGGAGCTGCTGCAAAAGCTGAACGACGCCGGGATCCCCGCAGGCAAGGTGCGCTCGCTGGACGAGGTGTACGCCTGGGAGCAGGTGGCGTCCCAGGGGCTCGTGGTGGATGTACAGCATCCGCTGCTTGGAAAGGTGAGCCTGCCCGGGCCGCCGCTGCGGTTCTTCGCGCCTGGCGACGCCGCGGAAACCACCCTGACCGAACACGACGCGCCGCCGCTGCTCGATGAGGACGGGCAGTCGATCCGGGAGTGGCTCGGGCTCACGACGGCCGGCGCCGCTGCGGCTTCCGGGGCAAAGTAG